From a region of the Qipengyuania spongiae genome:
- a CDS encoding acyl-CoA thioesterase, with the protein MSQAFTYRFRVRYAEVDAQAIVFNSRYLEYADLMVSEFFRDRRPHGMPGDIEFHVRKAEVDYLAPIRFDELIEGTLRVERIGGTSMTMRIDLRDADADERAGPRATIRLTQVHVDLAVGRPARIPDTVRRAFGFSTKATVDA; encoded by the coding sequence ATGTCCCAGGCGTTCACATACCGTTTCCGCGTGCGCTATGCCGAAGTCGATGCGCAGGCGATCGTCTTCAACTCCCGCTATCTCGAATATGCCGATCTCATGGTCAGCGAATTCTTTCGCGATCGCCGCCCGCACGGAATGCCCGGCGACATCGAATTCCATGTGCGCAAGGCCGAGGTGGACTACCTCGCACCGATCAGGTTCGACGAGCTGATCGAGGGAACGCTTCGGGTCGAGCGCATCGGCGGCACCAGCATGACCATGCGGATCGACCTTCGCGACGCGGACGCGGACGAACGTGCCGGTCCGCGGGCAACGATCCGCCTGACGCAGGTGCATGTCGACCTCGCCGTAGGCCGCCCGGCGCGCATCCCCGATACGGTGCGCAGGGCCTTCGGTTTTTCGACGAAAGCGACGGTCGATGCCTGA
- a CDS encoding ligase-associated DNA damage response DEXH box helicase: MSASVPSEIAEWFAGRGWRVRRHQSEMLAASDAGRHALLVADTGAGKTLAGFLPTLADFTQSRLQGEQPPEGLDTLYVSPLKALAHDVQRNLIMPIEEMGLPIRVETRSGDTPSDRKKRQRTRPPHVLLTTPESLSLLLSYPDSLELFRGLKRVVIDEIHAFATSKRGDLLALALSRLQAIAPEMQRAALSATLADPESFREWLAPWGEIDTVELVNGEPGAPAEVEILLPVEERVPWGGHAATWSIPQLYEMIRENRTTLVFTNTRFLAEYIFQNLWDVNEENLPIGVHHGSLSKEARRKVEGAMARGELRALVATASLDLGVDWGDIDLVVQMGAPKGSSRLLQRIGRANHRLDQPSRALLVPGNRFEFLEATAAKEAVDEGQRDGEDFRPGGLDVLAQHVMACACAAPFEEQALLAEIRSSLTYAWVDDEVWQRVLSFVENGGYSLQAYDKFKRIARGADGIWRLTHPEQAARHRLNAGIIIDSEMLDVRIIAGRSRGGRSLGKVEERFAASLSPGDTFAFAGMSLEVVKLQEMEVLVRAAKKSAMIPSYGGQRLPLTTHLATRVREMLVDRAGWSRFPDDVREWLEVQDWRSQMPGPNSLLVESFPHAAREYTVYYTFIGWNANQSLGMLITKRMEDRGLMPGGFVANDYSLAVWGLKPVTDPAPLLSPDILTEEFIDWVQDSHLLRRAFREVAVIGGLVERQHPGKRKTGKQVTFSTDLIYDVLRKYEPDHLLIEAAWADARARMTDVGRLGDLLDRAASDLVHVELDRVSPLAVPVMVMIGREATPQGQADDVLLLEAESLAGEAMRVADLPA; the protein is encoded by the coding sequence ATGTCAGCTTCCGTCCCGTCCGAAATCGCCGAATGGTTCGCCGGTCGAGGCTGGCGCGTGCGCCGCCATCAAAGCGAAATGCTGGCAGCGAGCGATGCCGGACGGCACGCATTGCTGGTCGCCGATACGGGGGCGGGCAAGACGCTGGCGGGATTTCTGCCGACGTTGGCCGACTTCACGCAATCGCGCCTGCAGGGCGAGCAGCCGCCCGAGGGGCTGGATACGCTTTACGTCTCACCGCTCAAGGCGCTGGCGCATGATGTTCAGCGTAACCTGATCATGCCGATCGAGGAGATGGGTCTGCCGATCCGGGTCGAGACGCGCAGCGGCGACACGCCTTCCGACCGCAAGAAGCGCCAGCGCACAAGGCCGCCTCATGTCCTGCTGACCACGCCGGAAAGCCTGTCGCTGCTGCTGTCCTACCCCGACAGCCTCGAGCTGTTCCGGGGGCTGAAGCGGGTGGTGATCGACGAGATCCATGCCTTCGCCACCAGCAAGCGAGGCGACCTACTCGCACTGGCACTGTCGCGGTTGCAGGCGATCGCGCCGGAGATGCAGCGCGCAGCACTTTCCGCGACGCTGGCCGATCCCGAATCCTTTCGCGAGTGGCTGGCGCCGTGGGGGGAGATCGACACCGTCGAGCTGGTGAACGGGGAGCCGGGCGCTCCGGCCGAGGTCGAGATTCTCTTGCCGGTGGAAGAGCGCGTTCCCTGGGGCGGGCACGCGGCGACCTGGTCGATCCCGCAGCTTTACGAGATGATCCGGGAGAACCGGACGACGCTGGTCTTCACCAACACGCGCTTTCTTGCCGAATACATCTTCCAGAACCTGTGGGACGTGAACGAGGAAAACCTGCCGATCGGCGTGCACCACGGCTCGCTGTCGAAGGAGGCGCGGCGCAAGGTCGAGGGGGCGATGGCGCGGGGCGAGCTGCGCGCACTGGTGGCGACCGCCAGCCTCGATCTGGGGGTCGACTGGGGGGACATCGACCTGGTGGTGCAGATGGGCGCGCCCAAGGGATCGAGCCGGCTGCTCCAGCGGATCGGACGCGCCAACCACCGACTGGATCAGCCGAGCCGCGCCTTGCTGGTACCCGGCAACCGGTTCGAATTCCTCGAGGCGACGGCAGCCAAGGAGGCGGTCGACGAGGGGCAGCGTGACGGCGAGGATTTTCGCCCGGGCGGGCTCGACGTCCTCGCCCAGCACGTGATGGCGTGCGCCTGTGCCGCGCCGTTCGAGGAACAGGCGCTGCTCGCCGAGATCCGCTCGAGCCTTACCTACGCCTGGGTCGACGATGAAGTGTGGCAGCGGGTGCTCTCCTTCGTCGAGAATGGCGGCTATTCGCTGCAGGCCTACGACAAGTTCAAGCGGATCGCGCGCGGCGCCGATGGGATCTGGCGGCTGACCCATCCCGAACAGGCCGCGCGGCACCGCCTGAATGCCGGGATCATCATCGATTCCGAAATGCTCGACGTGCGGATCATCGCGGGGCGGAGCAGGGGCGGGCGCTCGCTGGGCAAGGTCGAGGAGCGCTTCGCCGCCTCGCTCAGTCCGGGCGATACCTTCGCCTTTGCGGGCATGAGCCTGGAGGTGGTGAAGCTCCAAGAGATGGAAGTTCTAGTCCGCGCGGCCAAGAAGTCGGCGATGATCCCGTCCTATGGCGGTCAGCGGCTTCCGCTTACGACCCATCTGGCCACGCGGGTGCGCGAGATGCTGGTCGACCGGGCCGGCTGGTCGCGCTTTCCTGACGATGTGCGCGAATGGCTGGAGGTGCAGGATTGGCGCTCCCAGATGCCGGGGCCCAACAGTCTGCTGGTCGAGAGCTTCCCCCATGCAGCCCGGGAATACACGGTTTATTACACCTTCATCGGCTGGAACGCGAACCAGTCGCTCGGGATGCTGATCACCAAGCGGATGGAGGATCGGGGGCTGATGCCGGGCGGCTTCGTCGCCAACGATTATTCGCTGGCGGTGTGGGGGCTGAAGCCGGTCACCGACCCCGCGCCGCTGCTGTCGCCCGACATCCTGACCGAGGAATTCATCGATTGGGTGCAGGATTCGCACCTGCTGCGCCGTGCCTTTCGCGAAGTGGCGGTGATCGGAGGATTGGTCGAACGCCAGCATCCGGGCAAGCGCAAGACGGGCAAGCAGGTCACCTTCTCGACCGACCTGATCTACGACGTGCTGCGCAAGTATGAGCCCGACCATCTGCTGATCGAGGCGGCCTGGGCCGATGCGCGGGCGCGGATGACGGATGTCGGCCGGCTGGGCGATCTGCTCGACCGGGCGGCATCCGATCTTGTCCATGTGGAGCTCGACCGGGTCAGCCCGCTGGCTGTGCCGGTGATGGTGATGATCGGGAGAGAGGCGACGCCGCAGGGGCAGGCCGACGATGTGCTGCTTCTCGAAGCGGAAAGCCTGGCGGGAGAAGCCATGCGGGTGGCGGACTTGCCGGCCTAA
- the pgmG gene encoding phosphoglucomutase/phosphomannomutase PgmG — protein MSHQFHSTVLREYDIRGIIGETLGPDDARAIGRSFGSMLREAGGTTVAVGYDGRVSSPTLEHALVEGLTASGCDVVRIGLGPTPMLYFAEASAEDVHGGIQITGSHNPANYNGFKMVFQGRPFFGADIQRLGERAAAGEWLDGAGSAEERDVFGDYIDRLLAGLDGIDRSSLEGLRVGWDAGNGAAGPALEALAARLPGEHHLLFTDVDGNFPNHHPDPTVEANLADLRALVAEKNLDFGVAFDGDGDRIGAIDGEGRVIWGDQLLMIYAEDCLARHPGATIIADVKASRALFERVEQCGGKPLMWKTGHSLIKSKMKETGSPLAGEMSGHVFFADDYYGYDDALYAGVRLIAAAARLGKSVTELRTAMPAMVNTPELRFQVDEERKFAAIEEVKARLADSPDDVDGTDGVRVTNSDGWWLLRASNTQDVLVARAESESEEGLARLVAQIDEQLELSGLERGESVGH, from the coding sequence ATGAGCCATCAATTCCATTCCACCGTCCTGCGCGAATACGACATTCGCGGCATTATCGGCGAAACCCTGGGGCCGGACGATGCCCGCGCAATCGGCCGCAGCTTCGGCTCGATGTTGCGCGAGGCGGGCGGCACCACGGTGGCGGTCGGCTATGACGGGCGGGTGAGCTCGCCCACGCTCGAACACGCGCTGGTCGAGGGGCTCACGGCCAGCGGGTGCGACGTCGTGCGGATCGGCCTCGGCCCGACGCCGATGCTCTATTTCGCGGAAGCCTCAGCCGAGGACGTGCACGGCGGCATTCAGATAACAGGCAGCCACAATCCCGCCAATTACAACGGCTTCAAGATGGTCTTTCAGGGCCGTCCGTTTTTCGGTGCGGACATCCAGCGGCTCGGCGAGCGGGCCGCGGCGGGCGAATGGCTCGACGGGGCGGGCAGCGCGGAGGAGCGCGACGTCTTCGGCGATTACATTGATCGCCTGCTGGCCGGGCTCGACGGGATCGACCGCAGCTCGCTCGAGGGGCTGCGGGTGGGCTGGGATGCCGGGAACGGCGCGGCCGGGCCGGCGCTCGAAGCGCTCGCCGCGCGCCTGCCGGGCGAACATCACCTGCTCTTTACCGACGTCGATGGCAATTTCCCCAATCATCATCCCGACCCGACGGTGGAGGCCAATCTTGCCGATCTGCGTGCCTTGGTCGCGGAGAAGAACCTCGACTTCGGGGTGGCTTTCGACGGCGATGGTGATCGGATCGGCGCGATCGACGGCGAGGGCCGCGTGATCTGGGGCGACCAGCTCCTGATGATCTACGCCGAGGACTGCCTCGCCCGGCATCCGGGCGCCACGATCATCGCCGATGTGAAGGCCAGCCGCGCTTTGTTCGAGCGGGTCGAGCAATGCGGCGGCAAGCCGCTGATGTGGAAGACCGGCCACTCGCTGATAAAGTCCAAAATGAAGGAAACGGGCAGCCCGCTCGCCGGCGAAATGAGCGGCCATGTCTTCTTCGCCGACGATTACTATGGTTATGACGACGCACTTTACGCCGGTGTCCGGCTAATCGCGGCGGCGGCGCGGCTGGGCAAGTCGGTCACCGAACTGCGCACTGCGATGCCGGCCATGGTCAACACACCCGAGCTGCGCTTCCAGGTCGACGAAGAGCGCAAGTTCGCCGCGATCGAGGAGGTCAAGGCTCGGCTCGCCGACAGCCCCGACGATGTCGACGGGACCGACGGCGTGCGCGTGACGAATTCCGACGGCTGGTGGCTGCTGCGTGCGTCGAACACGCAGGACGTGCTGGTGGCGCGGGCCGAGAGCGAGAGCGAGGAAGGTCTGGCCCGCCTCGTTGCGCAGATCGACGAGCAGCTCGAGTTGAGCGGTCTCGAGCGCGGGGAAAGCGTCGGCCACTGA
- a CDS encoding homoserine dehydrogenase: MPDALRVGMAGLGTVGVGVLRLLESNRDLVRARAGRGIEVVAVSARDRSKDRGVDLSRVRWADSLAELASDEDCDIVVELIGGAEGDALDLARAALSQGRGLVTANKALIAHHGLEMARLAEENAAPLKFEAAVAGGIPVVAGLREGAAANAIERIYGILNGTSNYVLSEMEASGADFGDVLADAQAMGYAEADPAFDVDGTDAAHKLAILAAIGFGSRIDFDAVSVSGIAEVRAADIAHARTLGFVIRLVGVADCEDGPEGARLLQRVRPCLVPKQHPLAHVTGPTNAVVAEGDFAGRLLFQGAGAGAGPTASAVVADLIDIARGRTGHPFSLPVDSLVAMERADPGHRVGRDYIRFTVADRPGVLAEITAAMRDAGVSIESLIQQGRAQDGNGVLVAMVTHEGEERCVRHALELLEDSDSLTAAPLVLPILRD; this comes from the coding sequence ATGCCTGACGCATTGCGAGTGGGCATGGCCGGGCTCGGCACGGTCGGCGTGGGGGTGCTGCGCCTTCTGGAAAGCAATCGCGATCTGGTCCGCGCGCGTGCCGGGCGGGGCATCGAGGTGGTGGCGGTTTCGGCGCGCGATCGGTCGAAGGACCGCGGCGTGGACCTCTCGCGGGTCCGGTGGGCGGACAGCCTCGCCGAGCTCGCTTCGGACGAGGATTGCGACATCGTCGTCGAACTGATCGGCGGAGCCGAGGGCGATGCGCTCGACCTTGCCCGGGCTGCGCTGTCGCAGGGAAGGGGGCTGGTCACGGCGAACAAGGCGCTGATCGCGCATCACGGTCTGGAAATGGCGCGGCTTGCCGAAGAAAACGCCGCACCGCTCAAGTTCGAGGCGGCGGTTGCGGGCGGCATTCCGGTCGTCGCGGGCTTGCGCGAAGGGGCCGCCGCGAACGCGATCGAACGCATCTACGGCATCCTTAACGGCACCAGCAATTACGTCCTGTCCGAGATGGAGGCGAGCGGCGCGGATTTTGGCGATGTTCTCGCCGACGCCCAGGCGATGGGCTATGCCGAAGCCGACCCCGCCTTCGACGTCGATGGAACCGACGCGGCGCACAAGCTCGCCATCCTCGCCGCGATCGGCTTCGGTTCGCGAATCGATTTCGATGCCGTCTCCGTTTCCGGCATCGCGGAGGTGCGGGCGGCGGACATCGCCCATGCGCGCACGCTGGGCTTCGTCATCCGGCTGGTCGGCGTCGCCGATTGCGAGGACGGGCCAGAAGGCGCCCGGCTGCTCCAGCGCGTGCGCCCCTGCCTCGTCCCGAAGCAGCACCCGCTGGCCCATGTCACCGGCCCGACCAATGCTGTCGTGGCGGAGGGCGATTTCGCGGGCCGGCTGCTGTTCCAGGGTGCCGGAGCGGGGGCCGGCCCGACGGCCAGCGCCGTGGTCGCCGATCTCATCGACATCGCGCGCGGGCGCACCGGTCATCCCTTCTCGCTGCCGGTCGACAGCCTCGTCGCCATGGAGCGGGCGGACCCGGGACATCGCGTGGGTCGGGACTATATCCGCTTCACCGTGGCCGACCGGCCGGGAGTCCTTGCCGAGATCACCGCCGCGATGCGCGATGCGGGCGTATCGATCGAGAGCCTGATCCAGCAGGGCCGGGCGCAGGACGGGAATGGTGTTCTGGTGGCCATGGTCACGCATGAGGGTGAAGAGCGCTGCGTGCGCCACGCGCTCGAACTTCTCGAGGATTCGGACAGCCTTACCGCGGCGCCGCTGGTGCTTCCGATCCTGCGGGACTGA
- the glpX gene encoding class II fructose-bisphosphatase yields MNSTSQSNPLANPSANPAGNPLDRVLVLELVRVTEAAAVAASKLIGRGDEKAADAAAVEAMRKAFDTLEIDGTVVIGEGERDEAPMLYIGEKVGGAPGTGPKIDIALDPLEGTTITAKAGPNSLAVLAASAQGCLLNAPDVYMDKLAVGPGYPDGIIDLAKSPSDNVRAVAEAKGVDPSQIIVCVLDRPRHADLIAELRGLGCGVVLIGDGDVAGVIAVTDEDTTIDMYMGSGGAPEGVLAAAALRCVGGQFNGRLTFRNEDEKARARKWGIDDADFDRIYTRDELVKGDCIFAATGVTSGSLLDGVKYRRDGRMTTESVVMRASSKTVRWIRGEHQAK; encoded by the coding sequence ATGAACTCCACTTCGCAATCCAATCCTTTGGCCAATCCTTCCGCCAATCCCGCCGGCAACCCGCTCGACCGCGTGCTCGTGCTGGAACTGGTCCGCGTGACCGAGGCGGCGGCTGTCGCCGCATCGAAGCTGATCGGCCGCGGCGACGAGAAGGCTGCCGACGCCGCCGCGGTCGAGGCGATGCGCAAGGCATTCGACACGCTCGAGATCGACGGGACCGTCGTGATCGGCGAGGGCGAGCGCGACGAGGCGCCGATGCTCTATATCGGCGAAAAGGTCGGCGGCGCGCCGGGCACCGGCCCCAAGATCGACATCGCGCTCGATCCGCTGGAAGGCACGACCATCACGGCCAAGGCCGGACCGAACTCGCTCGCCGTGCTCGCCGCTTCGGCGCAAGGGTGCCTGCTGAACGCGCCCGACGTCTACATGGACAAGCTTGCGGTCGGCCCCGGCTATCCTGATGGCATCATCGACCTCGCCAAGTCGCCCAGCGACAATGTCCGTGCGGTGGCCGAGGCGAAGGGCGTCGATCCCTCGCAGATCATCGTCTGCGTGCTCGACCGGCCGCGCCACGCCGATTTGATTGCGGAACTGCGCGGCCTGGGCTGCGGCGTGGTGCTGATCGGTGACGGCGATGTCGCCGGCGTGATCGCGGTGACCGATGAGGACACGACGATCGACATGTATATGGGCAGCGGCGGCGCGCCCGAAGGCGTGCTGGCCGCCGCCGCCCTGCGCTGCGTCGGCGGACAGTTCAACGGCCGCCTGACTTTCCGCAACGAGGACGAGAAGGCGCGCGCGCGCAAATGGGGCATCGACGACGCCGATTTCGACCGCATCTACACCCGTGACGAACTCGTGAAGGGCGACTGCATCTTCGCCGCCACCGGCGTCACTTCGGGCTCGCTGCTCGACGGGGTCAAGTACCGCCGCGACGGCCGGATGACGACCGAGAGCGTGGTCATGCGCGCTTCGAGCAAGACGGTTCGCTGGATTCGCGGCGAGCACCAGGCGAAGTAG
- a CDS encoding BON domain-containing protein, translating into MAQDNGRDRFERGNQSQYDQDDFGRGSYQQRGNRQPQQYQDYGQDRYSGGGSQYGSNPSRYGDDDYSSDRYSSSSYGDRQSSDYDRFGGRGSSGMNRSQDRFGGGQYDRDYQSSGGSYGGDRFGQGRDQSADYRSGGSYGSGYGQGYGSQGYGQDYDRGYGSRYGSQGRSYGGSRYDRDSSYRNDSERGFFEKAGDEVASWFGDEDAERRRRMDHRGRGPANYQRSNEKLLEDVCERLTHDPRVDATNINVTADNNEITLDGTVTSRAAKRRAEDCAHDISGVNHVQNNLRVDDSSDRYGGFGSTGTGTGTGTGIGTTSRTDTETT; encoded by the coding sequence GTGGCACAAGACAACGGCCGAGACCGCTTCGAGCGCGGCAACCAGAGCCAGTACGATCAGGACGATTTTGGACGTGGCAGCTACCAGCAGCGCGGCAACCGTCAGCCGCAGCAATATCAGGATTATGGTCAGGACCGCTATTCAGGCGGCGGCTCGCAATATGGCAGCAACCCCAGCCGGTACGGGGACGACGATTATTCCAGCGACCGCTACTCGTCCTCGAGCTACGGCGATCGGCAATCGAGCGATTACGATCGTTTCGGCGGGCGCGGGTCGAGCGGCATGAACCGCTCGCAGGATCGCTTCGGCGGCGGACAATATGACCGCGATTACCAATCCAGTGGCGGTTCGTACGGCGGCGACCGGTTCGGCCAGGGACGCGACCAGTCCGCGGATTACCGGTCCGGGGGTTCGTATGGCAGCGGCTACGGCCAGGGTTACGGAAGCCAGGGGTACGGACAGGACTACGATCGCGGTTATGGCTCGCGTTACGGTTCGCAGGGCCGGTCCTATGGCGGTTCGCGCTACGATCGCGATAGTTCCTATCGGAACGACAGCGAGCGCGGTTTCTTCGAAAAGGCCGGTGACGAGGTGGCGAGCTGGTTCGGCGACGAGGATGCCGAACGCCGCCGGCGCATGGATCACCGTGGCCGTGGCCCGGCGAACTATCAGCGCTCGAACGAAAAGCTGCTCGAGGATGTTTGCGAGCGGCTGACCCACGATCCGCGCGTCGATGCGACCAACATCAACGTAACGGCCGACAATAACGAGATCACTCTCGACGGAACCGTGACCAGTCGCGCGGCCAAGCGCCGTGCGGAGGACTGCGCCCACGACATTTCCGGCGTGAACCATGTGCAGAACAATCTGCGCGTCGACGACAGCAGCGATCGCTACGGGGGCTTCGGCTCGACCGGCACCGGCACCGGCACCGGCACCGGCATCGGGACCACATCGCGGACCGATACCGAAACCACCTGA
- a CDS encoding TonB family protein: MSGNRVIAIIIVGLIHVALGYALITGLAYEAATKVLERVTTVDIEEPPPPPPEDEPPPPPEPQPETAPPPPVAPPPPVNIATTPPPIRTQTTIPPPAPPAIRIPPPAPIAPPAPPPAPPPAPSQARGASPENQGRWAGQIQADYPSAAYRREEQGTVTMRITVGANGRVEACSVTGSSGSSSLDDAACRGMQRYARYRPAKNAAGDNISDTLSQSIRYVLPD; this comes from the coding sequence ATGAGCGGCAATCGCGTTATTGCGATCATCATTGTGGGGCTCATCCATGTCGCCCTCGGCTACGCGCTGATCACCGGTCTTGCCTACGAGGCGGCGACCAAGGTGCTGGAACGTGTGACGACGGTGGATATCGAGGAGCCGCCGCCCCCGCCGCCGGAGGATGAACCGCCGCCCCCGCCGGAACCGCAGCCGGAAACCGCGCCGCCGCCGCCAGTCGCGCCGCCGCCACCGGTTAATATCGCGACGACGCCGCCTCCGATCCGGACGCAGACGACGATTCCGCCGCCCGCGCCGCCGGCGATCCGGATCCCGCCGCCCGCGCCGATCGCGCCGCCGGCACCGCCTCCCGCACCGCCGCCGGCGCCTTCGCAGGCTCGTGGCGCTTCGCCGGAGAACCAGGGGCGCTGGGCAGGACAGATCCAGGCGGACTATCCTTCCGCCGCCTATCGTCGCGAGGAGCAGGGCACGGTCACGATGCGCATCACCGTCGGTGCCAACGGTCGCGTCGAAGCATGCTCGGTGACCGGCAGCTCTGGGTCGAGCTCGCTCGACGACGCGGCTTGCCGGGGAATGCAGCGTTACGCACGTTACAGGCCGGCGAAGAATGCGGCGGGTGACAACATCTCGGATACGCTCTCGCAGTCCATTCGCTACGTGCTGCCGGACTGA
- a CDS encoding J domain-containing protein, with the protein MIKFVAIVLLVALACRWIFGRWPWDYLRAPDSRARERIRAERMLGVSHSASADDIREAHRRMAASLHPDRGGSDARLAEINAARDLLLQDTSHQGQTDRL; encoded by the coding sequence ATGATCAAATTCGTCGCCATCGTTCTTCTGGTGGCGCTGGCGTGTCGCTGGATATTCGGACGGTGGCCTTGGGATTATCTTCGCGCGCCCGATAGCCGCGCGCGCGAACGCATCCGGGCGGAGCGGATGCTGGGCGTATCGCACAGCGCCAGCGCCGACGACATCCGCGAAGCGCACCGGCGGATGGCCGCAAGCCTTCACCCCGATCGCGGCGGCAGCGACGCGCGGCTTGCCGAAATCAACGCGGCACGCGATCTGCTTTTGCAAGACACCTCTCATCAGGGACAGACCGACAGACTATGA
- a CDS encoding ExbD/TolR family protein, with protein MAVAVGGGAETPMSDINTTPLVDVMLVLLIIFLIAVPVAIQTIEKLRIPVFESVESEDKVENLLLTVSTTDAAGRSAGQPGYEGATRDGQCRVYFNNITPVTSEELYDQSFERLDAIVQRAGGPEAIMEDPEQIPQVHIRGDVNAPWSCVAGAIYNVQAAGYPTVGFISNPVDPNA; from the coding sequence ATGGCGGTTGCAGTAGGCGGCGGCGCAGAGACCCCGATGTCGGACATCAACACCACGCCCCTGGTGGACGTGATGCTGGTTCTCCTGATCATCTTTCTCATCGCGGTTCCGGTCGCGATCCAGACGATCGAGAAGCTGCGGATCCCGGTTTTCGAATCGGTCGAATCGGAAGACAAGGTCGAGAACCTGTTGCTGACAGTCAGCACGACCGACGCGGCCGGTCGCAGTGCCGGCCAGCCGGGATACGAAGGCGCCACCCGTGACGGGCAGTGCCGGGTCTATTTCAACAACATCACGCCGGTGACTTCGGAAGAGCTGTACGATCAGTCGTTCGAACGTCTCGATGCGATCGTCCAGCGCGCCGGTGGCCCGGAAGCGATCATGGAAGATCCGGAGCAGATCCCGCAGGTTCATATCCGCGGTGACGTGAACGCACCTTGGTCGTGCGTCGCAGGGGCGATCTACAACGTCCAGGCCGCGGGTTATCCCACCGTCGGCTTCATCTCCAACCCGGTCGACCCGAACGCCTGA
- a CDS encoding MotA/TolQ/ExbB proton channel family protein: MITNILAVAGEAAPQNQFGFLEAMEQGGIIAWSIFGVLVIMSIGSFYILFTKIFEQNKIMRQYKAVQSGFWRANTLDEGSKKLEKNSAWRQLVDDAMDARNSHTKMGDNLEAHDWLHGSLARSEAAINARLAGGLPFLATVGATAPFVGLLGTVIGIYRALINIGLAGSASIDKVAGPVGEALIMTAIGLLVAVPAVFAYNYLQNRNKRIAERLSGFSTALLANISSNGAVKPEPMTATSTAQAAKATKTPTTGTSAAAPAGTTASRTTTTTTTKR, encoded by the coding sequence ATGATTACCAACATTCTTGCAGTAGCCGGGGAAGCGGCCCCGCAGAACCAGTTCGGCTTCCTGGAAGCCATGGAACAGGGCGGCATCATCGCCTGGTCGATCTTCGGCGTGCTCGTCATCATGTCGATCGGCTCGTTCTACATCCTGTTCACCAAGATCTTCGAGCAGAACAAGATCATGCGTCAGTACAAGGCCGTGCAGAGCGGCTTCTGGCGCGCCAACACGCTCGACGAAGGCTCCAAGAAGCTCGAGAAGAACAGCGCGTGGCGCCAGCTCGTCGACGATGCGATGGACGCCCGCAACTCCCACACCAAGATGGGCGACAACCTCGAAGCGCATGACTGGCTGCACGGCTCGCTCGCGCGTTCTGAAGCCGCGATCAACGCCCGCCTCGCCGGCGGACTGCCGTTCCTCGCCACGGTGGGCGCCACCGCTCCCTTCGTCGGCCTGCTCGGCACCGTTATCGGTATCTACCGCGCGCTGATCAACATCGGTCTCGCCGGTTCGGCCTCGATCGACAAGGTCGCCGGTCCGGTCGGCGAAGCGTTGATCATGACCGCGATCGGTCTGCTCGTCGCCGTCCCCGCGGTGTTCGCCTACAACTACCTGCAGAACCGCAACAAGCGCATTGCCGAGCGTCTGTCGGGCTTCTCGACCGCGCTGCTGGCCAACATCAGCTCGAACGGTGCGGTGAAGCCGGAGCCGATGACGGCGACTTCGACCGCGCAGGCGGCCAAGGCCACCAAGACGCCGACCACCGGCACCTCGGCAGCGGCGCCGGCCGGCACGACCGCGTCGCGCACCACGACGACGACCACGACCAAGCGCTAA
- a CDS encoding ExbD/TolR family protein, with amino-acid sequence MAMSGGSDDGAPMIDMNMTPLIDVLLVLLIMFIITIPVATHAVNIDLPQPNPTPPEVIVEPDKNKLIVTQTDEILWNGNPINEGQLVTLLQQTLTITPEPELQFEPEALASYESSARVLNIIKASGVTAFGFVGNERYRTFGSIQ; translated from the coding sequence ATGGCAATGTCAGGCGGCAGCGACGATGGCGCACCGATGATCGACATGAACATGACGCCGTTGATCGACGTCCTGCTCGTGCTGCTCATCATGTTCATCATCACCATCCCGGTGGCCACCCACGCAGTGAACATCGATCTTCCGCAGCCCAACCCCACTCCGCCCGAAGTGATCGTGGAGCCGGACAAGAACAAGCTCATCGTCACCCAGACCGACGAGATCCTGTGGAACGGCAATCCGATCAACGAAGGTCAGCTCGTCACCCTGCTCCAGCAGACGCTGACCATCACGCCGGAACCCGAACTGCAGTTCGAGCCCGAGGCTCTGGCGAGCTACGAAAGCTCGGCCCGCGTGCTCAACATCATCAAGGCGAGCGGCGTTACCGCCTTCGGCTTTGTCGGGAACGAACGGTACCGGACCTTCGGTTCCATCCAGTAG